The following are from one region of the Sardina pilchardus chromosome 4, fSarPil1.1, whole genome shotgun sequence genome:
- the tmem237a gene encoding transmembrane protein 237A translates to MPSQDAGDEMPIAKPKKKKAKKEVIEVDDPEEKSAEDGLEMEGLSSRRESESREPLTPEPPPSPPQKKKKKKKAQNIELELDQMELANGDMADQQVDGEEVTKKTKRRKKPKAVEMQFHNELTVEDEELSDPHGSIPQRSLFSAPMGPGFPMGKVFVERNRQFGAGERLDFPRPSLQLDEFMEVRTMWSTRDVAMRVHSGFRIMGLFSHGFLAGYAVWNIIVVYVLAGEQLTTLPNLLQQYHPLAYPAQSLLYLLLAISTVSAFDRVNLAKASMALRGLLTMDPAALASLLYFAALILTLSQQMTSDRIHLYPTGNQTLWPPGSEQQLLKPWIVVNLVVALLVGLAWVFISTRPDMDYTEEFLMAMEVEDYRHDDKLDIPT, encoded by the exons ATgcccag CCAAGACGCAGGAG ACGAGATGCCCATTGCCAAACCCAAGAAGAAGAAAGCCAAAAAGGAAGTCATTGAAGTGGATGACCCTGAGGAGAAGA gtgcgGAGGACGGGCTGGAGATGGAGGGCTTGTCCAGCCGGCGTGAGTCGGAGAGCAGGGAGCCGCTGACCCCAGAGCCGCCCCCCAGTCCAccgcagaagaagaagaagaaaaagaaagcacaGAATATCG agctggagctggaccAGATGGAGCTGGCCAACGGAGACATGGCTGACCAGCAGGTGGACGGAGAGGAGGTCACCAAGAAAACCAAGAggaggaa gaagCCGAAGGCGGTGGAGATGCAGTTCCATAACGAGTTGACGGTGGAGGACGAGGAGCTGTCGGACCCGCACGGGTCCATCCCCCAGCGCTCCCTCTTCTCCGCCCCCATGGGCCCCGGCTTCCCCATGGGCAAGGTGTTCGTGGAGAGGAACC gtcAGTTTGGCGCTGGTGAGCGTCTGGACTTCCCCCGCCCCAGCCTGCAGCTGGATGAGTTCATGGAGGTCAGGACCATGTGGTCCACGCGGGACGTGGCCATGAGGGTGCACAGCGGCTTCAG GATCATGGGTCTGTTCTCCCACGGGTTCCTGGCTGGCTACGCGGTGTGGAACATCATCGTGGTGTACGTGTTGGCAGGGGAGCAGCTCACCACCCTCCCCAACCTGCTGCAGCAGTACCACCCCCTGGCCTACCCTGCCCAGTCCCTACTCTACCTGCTGCTAGCCATCAGCACTGTGTCTGCTTTCGacag gGTGAATCTGGCCAAGGCCTCCATGGCCCTGAGGGGACTGCTCACCATGGACCCAGCAGCCCTGGCCTCCCTCT tGTACTTTGCAGCTCTCATCTTGACTCTGAGTCAGCAGATGACCAGTGATCGCATCCATCTCTACCCTACTGGCAACCAGACACTCTG GCCCCCTGGTTCggagcagcagctgctgaagcCCTGGATTGTGGTGAACCTGGTGGTGGCTCTGCTGGTGGGGTTGGCCTGGGTCTTCATCTCCACACGGCCCGACATGGACTACACAGaag agTTCCTGATGGCGATGGAGGTGGAGGACTACAGGCATGATGACAAACTGGACATCCCCACCTGA